One Micromonospora eburnea genomic region harbors:
- a CDS encoding helix-turn-helix transcriptional regulator produces the protein MSSNATLAPDWAPPHRTAPVAVPDRWAGPERGDRKRATTFRTERGRAFGEPAREAVPGEMARDGGRTRHHGTPATRPGTEPLRVHVSARDTRARAGVLALLRRADLALAAQPDRSPETVVVAAGGTVDEAIEACPTAYRSGDYRLIVVADRFSPSGVRRAVRAGAQVLVGSTEVTPARLAAAVRSAVHGYGRIAYETLVRLINEANSGEPAPAAPVQARPAAAWPVEPLTARQTTVLRLMAEGHGNAAIADTLTCSEHTVKNVIYDLMARLQVRNRAHAVARGVRAGLI, from the coding sequence ATGAGCAGCAACGCGACGTTGGCGCCCGACTGGGCACCACCCCACCGCACGGCACCGGTCGCCGTACCCGACCGGTGGGCCGGCCCGGAACGCGGCGACCGGAAGCGCGCGACGACGTTCCGTACCGAGCGCGGCCGGGCCTTCGGCGAACCGGCCCGGGAGGCCGTCCCGGGCGAAATGGCCCGGGACGGGGGGCGGACCCGGCACCACGGGACGCCGGCCACCCGTCCCGGCACCGAACCGCTGCGGGTGCATGTCAGCGCGCGTGACACCCGGGCCCGGGCCGGGGTCCTCGCCCTGCTGCGCCGGGCCGACCTGGCGCTCGCAGCGCAGCCGGACCGGTCGCCGGAGACGGTGGTCGTGGCGGCCGGCGGTACGGTCGACGAGGCGATCGAGGCCTGCCCCACGGCGTACCGGTCGGGTGACTACCGGCTGATCGTGGTGGCGGACCGGTTCTCCCCCTCGGGGGTACGCCGGGCCGTGCGGGCGGGCGCCCAGGTGCTGGTGGGGTCCACCGAGGTCACTCCGGCGCGGCTCGCCGCCGCCGTACGCTCTGCCGTGCACGGCTACGGCCGGATCGCGTACGAGACGCTGGTTCGGCTGATCAACGAGGCGAACTCCGGCGAGCCGGCACCGGCGGCACCGGTCCAGGCCCGGCCGGCGGCGGCGTGGCCGGTCGAGCCGCTCACCGCGCGACAGACCACGGTGCTCCGGCTGATGGCCGAGGGGCACGGCAACGCGGCGATCGCCGACACGTTGACCTGCTCCGAGCACACCGTCAAGAACGTCATCTACGACCTGATGGCCCGGTTGCAGGTGCGCAACCGGGCCCACGCGGTGGCCCGGGGCGTCCGCGCCGGCCTGATCTGA
- a CDS encoding type 2 lanthipeptide synthetase LanM family protein, whose product MSLLSTPAGESSATDVLGPRWWARAQAQADGPLVDGADSSRPGWVDVVEQAVAAAAAHPAGPPPAADEWPDAFSVPLRPFLAGAEELLAAAARRHLAPNQVELRALTESFTAVLARRLARIAARAIVRELEMARTDGDLVGADGRQRFADFIARLSARPGLVALVGRYPVLARLLGTASQHATEAAVELLARFGADRTAIVGALLGGVDPGPVVAVRPGLGDPHRRGRTVSVVEFADGRQVIYRPRSPQALARFGAVVDWLNERVPDVRLRTPAVLARPGYGWVEFVAHRPLDHAGQAADFYRREGVLLAALYATRAIDIHCENLIASADQPVLIDVETLFHPLLPAGHTVTADPAAAALAASVRRTGLLPYLTVGEYGTLDYSGMGGDPGETRPDGVLDWDPPATDTTRLVRRAAPFPGARNRPYVGAELLDSADHEAAVLAGFRLGYDAIVRDRAAFTELLQECRDVEIRVVARRSGGYARLLDESTGPDLLGDVDDWDKALSTLREASAHHPLWHALAPYEIADLRSGDIPLLTSHPGTRDVWAATGERMPDLLDRSGLAGAVSTVEAMDEVDRGDQEWIISASLAARRPVGGHRGGPALPGPSTVVDAEPGRLLAAACGLADQIVARGMTQREADGRGGRVNWIGLQVVEDTRWMVLPMGASLGDGYLGVALFLAQLAELTGIARYAEVARRAVGPVPTLWAVLGGRPDLLSAIGCGGTTGLGGIAYGLARLSTLLGDATLGEWAETAVELSATAAPAPASPGWTTGRAGCLAAMAAVRDELGSTAAARLAEACADRLVELVERTDGRCAEDGEPVLPGFATGPAGVGWALARFAESGADPRYARAARHAVARAGAPADAIADRSYGWCSGAAGLLLARTGLAGDPTVRSVLPRLADRPVLRDLSLCHGELGIAEALIVAEAAVRGRTARQVRRRRAGQILAAVNQHAPYCGTPGGIATPGLLNGLAGIGYGLLRLGFAERVPSILLLQPTPRKPAEALAQFTR is encoded by the coding sequence GTGAGTCTTCTATCGACACCCGCGGGAGAGAGTTCCGCCACCGACGTACTCGGCCCACGGTGGTGGGCGAGGGCGCAGGCGCAGGCGGACGGCCCGCTCGTGGACGGCGCGGACTCGTCGCGGCCGGGCTGGGTCGACGTCGTCGAGCAGGCCGTCGCCGCCGCGGCGGCACATCCGGCCGGCCCGCCGCCGGCCGCCGACGAGTGGCCGGACGCGTTCTCCGTACCGCTGCGACCGTTCCTGGCCGGCGCCGAGGAGCTGCTGGCCGCGGCGGCCCGCCGCCACCTGGCCCCGAACCAGGTCGAGCTGCGCGCCCTGACGGAGAGTTTCACCGCCGTGCTGGCCCGGCGACTGGCCCGGATCGCGGCGCGCGCCATCGTGCGCGAACTGGAGATGGCCCGGACCGACGGGGACCTGGTCGGCGCCGACGGCCGGCAGCGCTTCGCCGACTTCATCGCCCGGTTGTCGGCCCGACCCGGGCTGGTCGCGCTGGTCGGGAGGTACCCCGTGCTCGCCCGGCTGCTCGGCACGGCCAGCCAGCACGCCACCGAGGCCGCCGTGGAGCTGCTGGCCCGGTTCGGGGCCGACCGCACGGCGATCGTCGGCGCGTTGCTCGGCGGGGTGGACCCGGGACCGGTCGTCGCGGTGCGGCCCGGTCTGGGCGACCCGCACCGGCGGGGCCGGACGGTGTCGGTCGTCGAGTTCGCCGACGGTCGCCAGGTGATCTACCGGCCGCGCAGCCCGCAGGCGCTGGCCCGGTTCGGCGCGGTGGTCGACTGGCTCAACGAGCGGGTGCCCGACGTCCGGCTCCGCACCCCGGCCGTGCTGGCCCGACCCGGGTACGGCTGGGTCGAGTTCGTCGCGCACCGGCCGCTGGACCACGCCGGGCAGGCGGCGGACTTCTACCGCCGCGAGGGGGTGCTGCTCGCCGCGCTGTACGCGACCCGCGCGATCGACATCCACTGCGAGAACCTCATCGCCAGCGCCGACCAGCCGGTCCTGATCGACGTCGAGACGCTGTTCCACCCGCTGCTGCCGGCGGGGCACACCGTCACCGCCGACCCGGCCGCCGCGGCGCTGGCCGCCTCGGTACGGCGTACCGGGCTGCTGCCGTACCTGACCGTCGGCGAGTACGGCACGCTCGACTACTCCGGGATGGGTGGCGACCCGGGCGAGACGCGCCCCGACGGGGTGCTGGACTGGGATCCCCCGGCGACCGACACGACCCGGCTGGTACGGCGGGCGGCGCCCTTCCCCGGCGCCCGGAACCGCCCGTACGTGGGCGCGGAGCTGCTGGACTCGGCCGACCACGAGGCGGCCGTGCTGGCCGGCTTCCGGCTCGGGTACGACGCGATCGTCCGGGACCGGGCCGCGTTCACCGAGCTCCTCCAGGAGTGCCGCGACGTCGAGATCCGGGTGGTGGCCCGGCGCAGTGGCGGGTACGCCCGGCTGCTGGACGAGTCCACCGGGCCGGATCTGCTGGGTGACGTCGACGACTGGGACAAGGCCCTGAGTACGCTCCGGGAGGCGTCCGCCCACCATCCGCTCTGGCACGCGCTGGCCCCGTACGAGATCGCCGACCTGCGTTCCGGCGACATCCCGCTACTGACCAGCCACCCGGGGACCCGGGACGTCTGGGCCGCCACCGGCGAGCGGATGCCGGATCTGCTCGACCGCAGCGGCCTGGCCGGCGCGGTCTCGACCGTCGAGGCGATGGACGAGGTCGACCGGGGTGACCAGGAGTGGATCATCTCCGCCAGCCTGGCCGCCCGACGCCCGGTCGGCGGGCACCGGGGCGGGCCGGCGCTGCCGGGCCCGTCGACCGTCGTGGACGCCGAGCCCGGCCGGCTCCTCGCCGCCGCCTGCGGGCTGGCCGACCAGATCGTCGCCCGGGGCATGACCCAGCGGGAGGCGGACGGGCGCGGCGGCCGGGTGAACTGGATCGGCCTGCAGGTGGTGGAGGACACCCGGTGGATGGTGCTGCCGATGGGCGCCAGCCTGGGCGACGGTTACCTCGGTGTGGCGTTGTTCCTGGCCCAGCTCGCCGAGCTGACCGGCATCGCCCGGTACGCCGAGGTGGCCCGGCGCGCGGTCGGGCCGGTACCGACGCTGTGGGCCGTGCTCGGCGGCCGCCCGGACCTGCTCTCCGCCATCGGCTGCGGCGGGACCACCGGGCTGGGCGGGATCGCCTACGGCCTGGCCCGGCTGTCCACCCTGCTCGGCGACGCGACGCTGGGCGAGTGGGCCGAGACGGCAGTCGAGCTCTCCGCCACCGCGGCCCCCGCCCCAGCGTCGCCCGGCTGGACGACGGGTCGTGCCGGCTGCCTCGCCGCGATGGCCGCGGTCCGCGACGAACTCGGCTCGACCGCGGCGGCCCGGCTGGCCGAGGCGTGTGCCGACCGCCTGGTGGAGCTGGTCGAGCGGACCGACGGCCGGTGCGCGGAGGACGGCGAACCGGTGCTGCCGGGCTTCGCCACCGGGCCGGCCGGCGTCGGCTGGGCGTTGGCCCGGTTCGCCGAGTCCGGGGCCGACCCGCGGTACGCGCGGGCGGCGCGGCACGCGGTCGCCCGGGCCGGCGCCCCGGCCGACGCGATCGCCGACAGGTCGTACGGCTGGTGCTCGGGGGCCGCCGGTCTGCTGCTGGCGCGCACCGGACTGGCCGGCGACCCCACGGTCCGGTCGGTCCTGCCGCGGCTCGCCGACCGTCCGGTGCTGCGCGACCTCAGTCTCTGCCACGGTGAGCTCGGCATCGCCGAGGCGCTGATCGTGGCGGAGGCGGCCGTCCGGGGCCGGACCGCGCGGCAGGTACGGCGGCGCCGGGCCGGGCAGATCCTGGCCGCCGTCAACCAGCACGCCCCCTACTGCGGGACGCCCGGTGGCATCGCGACCCCCGGGCTGCTCAACGGACTCGCGGGTATCGGATACGGGCTGCTCCGGCTCGGCTTCGCCGAACGGGTGCCCTCGATCCTGCTGCTGCAACCCACGCCACGAAAGCCCGCTGAGGCGCTGGCTCAGTTCACCCGATGA
- a CDS encoding response regulator transcription factor, producing MGEPVSVNVVALDPVLEAGTTSALFSCPDITVVVPGEPAWVTVVIVDDVSDEILDLVRATRAKPHRPEVVLVAAELAAAAALHAIAAGARGLLRRRDASPDRLVHAVLAAASGDCIVPPDMLDGLLEHGAVARDPALAAVLTERERAVLRMVAEGHETGDIARALCYSPRTVTSVLHDITHRYRLRNRAHAVAYALRAGLL from the coding sequence ATGGGTGAACCCGTAAGCGTCAACGTTGTCGCGCTGGATCCCGTGCTGGAGGCCGGCACGACCAGCGCCCTGTTCAGTTGCCCGGACATCACCGTGGTGGTGCCGGGCGAGCCGGCCTGGGTAACCGTCGTGATCGTCGACGATGTCAGCGACGAGATCCTCGACCTGGTGCGGGCCACCCGTGCGAAACCCCACCGGCCCGAGGTGGTCCTCGTCGCCGCCGAGCTGGCGGCGGCCGCGGCGCTGCACGCCATCGCGGCCGGGGCGCGGGGCCTGCTCCGCCGCCGCGACGCCAGCCCGGACCGGCTGGTCCACGCGGTGCTCGCCGCCGCGAGCGGCGACTGTATCGTGCCGCCCGACATGCTCGACGGCCTGCTGGAGCACGGCGCCGTCGCCCGGGACCCGGCGCTGGCGGCCGTCCTGACCGAGCGGGAACGCGCGGTGCTGCGCATGGTCGCCGAGGGCCACGAGACCGGCGACATCGCCCGGGCGCTGTGCTATTCGCCCCGCACCGTGACGAGCGTCCTGCACGACATCACGCACCGGTACCGGCTGCGTAACCGCGCCCACGCCGTGGCGTACGCGCTGCGGGCCGGCCTGCTGTGA
- a CDS encoding IlvD/Edd family dehydratase, with amino-acid sequence MSLRSSAWYAGQDRNAYIHRAWMRRGTPDDAFTGRPQIAIANTASDLTPCNSHLNEVAESVRQGVWAAGGVPLNLPVVSLGETNMRPTAMLWRNMAAMATEEMLRANPIDGVVLLGGCDKTIPSLLMAAASVDLPAVVVPGGPMLNGTFRGVPLGCGTDVWRLSEEVRAGTLPAAAFLESESSMIRSRGHCNTMGTASTMGLLAEALGMTLPGTAGLPAADSRLLARAHETGRLAVELVGAGRRPSEVLTAGSFRNAIVALAAIGGSTNAVVHLLAIAGRLGVPLTLDDFDRIGADVPLLVNLQPAGQFLMEDLHRAGGLAAVLDQVADLLDPDAVTVTGRPLVEHLAGAAIWDPDVIYTRDAPLQKQAGIAVLRGNLAPDGAIIKPAAASEHLLVHRGRAVVFDSVEELHARIDDPALDVDADSVLVLRGCGPRGYPGMPEVANLPLPEKLLRAGVRDMVRVCDGRMSGTAYGTVVLHVAPEAAVGGPLAKVRTGDWITLDVTRRRLDVDVPDAELAARAPSPGLTAALARPYRGWEQLYVSTVTGADTGADLDFLVGASGHDGVRESY; translated from the coding sequence GTGTCGCTGCGCAGTTCGGCGTGGTACGCCGGCCAGGACCGCAACGCGTACATCCATCGTGCCTGGATGCGACGGGGTACGCCGGACGACGCGTTCACCGGTCGGCCGCAGATCGCGATAGCCAACACCGCCTCCGACCTCACCCCCTGCAACAGCCACCTCAACGAGGTGGCCGAGAGCGTCCGCCAGGGGGTGTGGGCCGCCGGGGGCGTACCGCTCAACCTGCCCGTGGTCTCGCTCGGCGAGACGAACATGCGGCCCACCGCGATGCTGTGGCGGAACATGGCCGCGATGGCCACCGAGGAGATGCTGCGGGCCAACCCGATCGACGGCGTCGTCCTGCTCGGCGGCTGCGACAAGACGATCCCCTCGCTGCTGATGGCCGCCGCGTCGGTGGACCTCCCGGCGGTCGTGGTGCCCGGCGGACCGATGCTCAACGGCACCTTCCGGGGCGTCCCGCTCGGCTGCGGCACCGACGTGTGGCGGCTGAGCGAGGAGGTCCGGGCCGGCACCCTGCCCGCCGCCGCGTTCCTGGAGTCCGAGTCGTCGATGATCCGCAGCCGTGGGCACTGCAACACGATGGGGACGGCGTCGACCATGGGGCTGCTCGCCGAGGCGCTCGGCATGACCCTGCCCGGCACCGCCGGCCTCCCGGCCGCGGACAGCCGGCTCCTGGCCCGGGCCCACGAGACCGGCCGGTTGGCCGTCGAGCTGGTCGGCGCCGGGCGGCGACCCAGCGAGGTGCTCACCGCGGGCTCGTTCCGCAACGCCATCGTGGCGCTGGCCGCGATCGGCGGCTCGACCAACGCGGTCGTACACCTGCTCGCGATCGCCGGTCGGCTCGGCGTGCCGCTGACGCTCGACGACTTCGACCGGATCGGCGCGGACGTGCCGCTGCTGGTCAACCTGCAACCGGCCGGCCAGTTCCTGATGGAGGACCTGCACCGGGCCGGCGGGTTGGCCGCCGTCCTCGACCAGGTCGCCGACCTGCTCGACCCGGACGCGGTCACGGTCACCGGCCGGCCGCTGGTCGAGCACCTGGCCGGCGCGGCCATCTGGGACCCCGACGTGATCTACACCCGGGACGCGCCGCTGCAGAAGCAGGCCGGGATCGCCGTGTTGCGGGGCAACCTCGCCCCCGACGGCGCCATCATCAAGCCGGCCGCGGCGTCGGAGCACCTGCTGGTCCACCGTGGCCGGGCGGTGGTGTTCGACTCGGTCGAGGAGCTGCACGCCCGCATCGACGACCCGGCGCTCGACGTCGACGCCGACTCGGTGCTGGTACTGCGCGGCTGCGGACCCCGGGGGTATCCGGGAATGCCGGAGGTGGCCAACCTGCCGCTGCCGGAGAAGCTGCTGCGGGCCGGCGTACGCGACATGGTCCGGGTCTGCGACGGCCGGATGAGCGGCACCGCCTACGGGACCGTCGTCCTGCACGTCGCCCCGGAGGCGGCGGTCGGTGGACCGTTGGCAAAGGTCCGCACCGGCGACTGGATCACGCTCGACGTGACCCGGCGCCGCCTGGACGTCGACGTGCCCGACGCCGAGTTGGCCGCGCGGGCGCCGTCGCCGGGGCTGACGGCCGCGCTCGCCCGCCCGTACCGTGGCTGGGAGCAGCTCTACGTCTCCACGGTCACCGGTGCCGACACCGGTGCCGACCTGGACTTCCTGGTCGGCGCCAGCGGCCACGACGGCGTCCGCGAGTCGTACTGA
- a CDS encoding 1,2-dihydroxy-3-keto-5-methylthiopentene dioxygenase, producing the protein MTLLTVWADDEPGTPLRRTEDGEKIAAELGQLGVRFERWPVVEGLPAEPTSEQVLAAYAEQVARVVDTEGYVLVDALSMNPTVDPERAAQARRKFLAEHTHDDAEDRYFARGAGAFYLHIEGHVYAVLCEAGDLLSVPADTRHWFDMGTRPDWVAIRFFHEEDGWVGNFTGSQIAATFPDFDTLVATR; encoded by the coding sequence CCGTGTGGGCCGACGACGAGCCCGGCACGCCGCTGCGGCGCACCGAGGACGGCGAGAAGATCGCCGCCGAGCTGGGGCAGCTCGGCGTCCGGTTCGAGCGCTGGCCGGTGGTCGAGGGGCTGCCCGCCGAGCCGACCTCCGAGCAGGTCCTGGCCGCGTACGCGGAACAGGTGGCGCGGGTGGTCGACACCGAGGGGTACGTGCTGGTCGACGCCCTCTCGATGAACCCGACCGTCGACCCGGAGCGGGCGGCGCAGGCCCGGCGGAAGTTCCTCGCCGAGCACACCCACGACGACGCCGAGGACCGCTACTTCGCCCGCGGCGCCGGCGCCTTCTACCTGCACATCGAGGGCCACGTGTACGCGGTGCTGTGCGAGGCGGGCGACCTGCTCAGTGTGCCCGCCGACACCCGGCACTGGTTCGACATGGGCACCCGCCCCGACTGGGTGGCGATCCGCTTCTTCCACGAGGAGGACGGCTGGGTCGGCAACTTCACCGGCAGCCAGATCGCCGCCACGTTCCCCGACTTCGACACCCTCGTCGCGACCCGCTGA
- a CDS encoding LuxR family transcriptional regulator, producing MRTRASLLVGRDDELRTVEQALHAARSGTAGAVFLVGEGGIGKSRLAAAAADLGFAADMSILRGRGSSVGPMVPFRSLAEALMSLLRAGDTVDIEALGPYRPVLARLIPDWGPPPPGEASASLVVLAEAVLRLAALVGRGRGCLMIFDDLQDADAETLAVVEYLVDNLDRQPTMLLGTVRTEPCPALDLVRSAAQRRSATLIELNRLADDEVRRLAGACLGGAAAAVPEQVAEHLCAHTGGIPLLVEELLSGMLSSGLLVAEADGWRVTGKVQTTVSTTLARSVAGRLAKLGAPGRELLSVAAVLGRRFPLAVVQTATGLGDRELLSYLHAELTTQLVAPDEEISGWYAFQHPLIAEALQTLLHPAERSRLTRQVADAVEQCYPGLPGEWCQIAASLRLTSGDRSSAGRLFAEAGRRALAQGAANSAVTLLDKATGLLTQDDDAQDCADAFATLLYALAEAGQVERAVAAAGELDRISGVLDRRARAKLHTRLAWAAAVAGHSADGLAQVETARRLLGPDAADEDVAPVDAVAAHLMLDVAGPGQVRTAESLARRAAAVAEAAPLPVVACQAWQLLGALSRGRDPDEATACLERARELAVRHGLRLEEIHALIRLGNDDALRDGNVDRLEQVRLEASQVGAVTTRYQAEASLALYAILRGDFAEAEALLDQVLAVTTRLKLLETTRYALLLRAIIGAHRGRRREMDAALAELRRWAGDLAQLTPRVHGLARAWCALLEENRPRAIEELSLALAAEERSPSIYQLTGRYGLHLLLRVLNGEADHAEYVAVTSAPVSRLRWDRQFALFAKAVLAGRAGRPAEAVEAVAEAERVGAPYATGRHMGLRLISEAAVADNWGTPVEWLRTAEEHFHTVEVTAVASACRALMRRAGAPVAQRRRGVQEIPSALRTIGVTVREFEILRLLIERLGNREIAERLHLSPRTVEKHVASLIAKTGQRDRIALSEFGSMALSA from the coding sequence ATGCGGACCCGCGCATCGCTCCTGGTGGGCCGAGATGACGAGCTCCGTACGGTCGAGCAGGCCCTGCACGCGGCGAGATCCGGCACGGCCGGGGCCGTGTTCCTGGTCGGTGAGGGCGGCATCGGGAAGTCCCGGCTGGCCGCCGCCGCGGCCGACCTCGGATTCGCCGCCGACATGAGCATCCTGCGCGGCCGGGGCAGCTCGGTCGGCCCGATGGTGCCGTTCCGGTCGCTGGCCGAGGCGCTGATGTCCCTGCTGCGTGCCGGCGACACGGTCGACATCGAGGCCCTGGGCCCGTACCGGCCGGTTCTCGCGCGGTTGATCCCGGACTGGGGCCCGCCCCCGCCGGGCGAGGCCAGCGCCTCCCTGGTCGTCCTCGCCGAGGCGGTGCTGAGGCTGGCCGCCCTGGTCGGCCGGGGACGCGGCTGCCTGATGATCTTCGACGATCTGCAGGACGCCGACGCGGAGACCCTGGCCGTGGTCGAGTACCTCGTGGACAACCTCGACCGGCAGCCCACGATGCTCCTCGGCACGGTCCGTACCGAGCCCTGCCCCGCCCTGGACCTGGTCCGCTCGGCGGCCCAACGGCGCTCGGCCACCCTGATCGAGCTGAACCGGCTCGCCGACGACGAGGTACGCCGGCTGGCCGGCGCGTGCCTCGGCGGTGCCGCCGCGGCCGTGCCGGAGCAGGTCGCCGAGCACCTCTGCGCCCACACCGGGGGCATTCCGCTACTGGTCGAGGAGCTGTTGAGCGGCATGCTCAGCAGCGGGCTGCTGGTCGCCGAGGCCGACGGCTGGCGGGTCACCGGCAAGGTACAGACGACCGTGTCGACCACGCTGGCGCGCAGCGTGGCGGGGCGGCTGGCCAAGCTCGGCGCGCCGGGGCGGGAGCTGCTGTCGGTCGCCGCCGTGCTGGGCCGCCGCTTCCCGCTCGCCGTGGTCCAGACCGCCACCGGGTTGGGCGACCGCGAGCTGCTGAGCTACCTGCACGCCGAGCTGACCACCCAGCTCGTCGCGCCGGACGAGGAGATCTCCGGCTGGTACGCCTTCCAGCACCCGCTCATCGCGGAGGCGTTGCAGACGCTGCTCCACCCGGCGGAACGCAGCCGGCTGACCCGGCAGGTGGCGGACGCGGTCGAGCAGTGCTATCCCGGCCTGCCCGGCGAGTGGTGCCAGATCGCGGCCAGCCTGCGCCTGACCTCGGGTGACCGGTCCAGCGCCGGGCGGCTGTTCGCCGAGGCCGGCCGGCGGGCCCTCGCCCAGGGCGCGGCGAACTCCGCGGTGACCCTGCTGGACAAGGCGACCGGCCTGCTCACCCAGGACGACGACGCGCAGGACTGCGCCGACGCCTTCGCCACGCTGCTCTACGCGCTGGCCGAGGCGGGCCAGGTCGAGCGGGCGGTCGCGGCGGCCGGCGAACTGGACCGGATCAGCGGCGTGCTGGACCGCCGTGCCCGGGCCAAGCTGCACACCCGCCTCGCCTGGGCCGCCGCCGTCGCCGGCCACTCCGCCGACGGGCTGGCCCAGGTGGAGACCGCCCGGCGGCTGCTCGGGCCGGACGCCGCCGACGAGGACGTCGCGCCCGTCGACGCCGTCGCCGCCCACCTGATGCTGGACGTGGCCGGTCCGGGCCAGGTCCGTACCGCCGAGTCGTTGGCCCGGCGCGCGGCGGCGGTGGCCGAGGCGGCACCGCTGCCGGTGGTCGCCTGCCAGGCGTGGCAACTGCTCGGCGCGCTCAGCCGGGGGCGCGACCCGGACGAGGCCACCGCCTGCCTGGAGCGGGCCCGCGAGCTGGCCGTACGGCACGGCCTGCGGCTGGAGGAGATCCACGCCCTGATCCGGCTCGGCAACGACGACGCCCTACGGGACGGCAACGTCGACCGGCTGGAGCAGGTACGGCTGGAGGCGTCGCAGGTCGGTGCGGTGACCACGCGCTACCAGGCCGAAGCGAGCCTGGCCCTCTACGCCATCCTGCGCGGCGACTTCGCCGAGGCCGAGGCGCTGCTGGACCAGGTGCTCGCCGTCACCACCCGGCTGAAGCTGCTGGAGACCACCCGGTACGCGCTCCTGCTGCGCGCCATCATCGGCGCCCACCGGGGCCGGCGCCGCGAGATGGACGCGGCCCTGGCCGAGCTACGCCGCTGGGCCGGCGACCTCGCGCAGCTCACCCCTCGGGTGCACGGTCTGGCCCGGGCGTGGTGCGCCCTGCTGGAGGAGAACCGGCCCCGGGCGATCGAGGAGCTGTCGCTGGCGCTCGCGGCGGAGGAGCGCAGCCCGAGCATCTATCAGCTCACCGGCCGCTACGGGCTGCACCTGCTGCTGCGGGTGCTGAACGGGGAGGCCGACCACGCGGAGTACGTCGCGGTCACCTCGGCACCGGTCAGCCGGCTGCGCTGGGACCGGCAGTTCGCGCTCTTCGCCAAGGCCGTACTGGCGGGCCGGGCGGGGCGGCCGGCGGAGGCGGTGGAGGCGGTGGCCGAGGCCGAACGGGTGGGCGCGCCCTACGCCACCGGCCGGCACATGGGGCTGCGGCTGATCAGCGAGGCGGCCGTCGCCGACAACTGGGGCACCCCGGTCGAGTGGCTGCGCACCGCCGAGGAACACTTCCACACTGTTGAGGTGACGGCGGTGGCGAGCGCCTGCCGGGCGTTGATGCGCCGCGCCGGGGCGCCGGTCGCCCAACGTCGGCGCGGGGTCCAGGAGATCCCGTCGGCGCTGCGCACGATCGGCGTCACGGTTCGCGAGTTCGAGATCCTCCGGCTGCTGATCGAACGCCTGGGCAACCGCGAGATCGCCGAACGGCTGCACCTGTCCCCGCGCACGGTGGAGAAGCACGTGGCCAGCCTCATCGCCAAGACCGGTCAGCGGGACCGGATCGCGTTGAGCGAGTTCGGGTCGATGGCGCTGTCGGCCTGA
- a CDS encoding ornithine carbamoyltransferase produces MSTRQHLISIDDLTDDDLRWIVRRGVEYASGRHPDARPLRGAVVGVLFRKTSTRTRTAFSAGALRLGAHLITYGPADLQENTGETVEDTGAVLSRMLDVLVARTAGPESELRAYAAQQRMAVVNAMSAAEHPTQALTDLTTLAQHFPTIDGLRVLYVGEGNNTASALSLALARYPGTELHLRTPPGYGVEPRFLDRAEVAAKRTGARIEQRHDMSALPEVDVVYTTRWQTTGTTKPTADWRTAFAPFRVDGAVMDRCGATVFLHDLPAHRGEEVTADVLDGPASVAFQQAENKYHSARAVLEWCAGQSPIGGA; encoded by the coding sequence ATGTCCACGCGCCAACACCTGATCTCGATCGACGATCTCACGGACGACGACCTGCGCTGGATCGTGCGGCGGGGCGTCGAGTACGCGTCCGGACGGCACCCGGACGCCCGACCCCTGCGCGGCGCCGTGGTCGGCGTCCTGTTCCGCAAGACGTCCACCCGGACCAGGACGGCCTTCTCCGCGGGCGCGCTGCGCCTCGGCGCCCACCTGATCACGTACGGTCCCGCCGACCTGCAGGAGAACACCGGCGAGACGGTCGAGGACACCGGCGCGGTGCTGTCGCGCATGCTCGACGTCCTGGTCGCCCGGACCGCCGGCCCCGAGTCGGAGCTGCGGGCGTACGCCGCCCAGCAGCGGATGGCGGTGGTCAACGCGATGAGCGCGGCCGAGCACCCCACCCAGGCACTGACCGACCTGACCACGCTGGCCCAGCACTTCCCGACGATCGACGGCCTGCGGGTGCTGTACGTGGGGGAGGGCAACAACACCGCCTCGGCGCTGTCCCTCGCGCTGGCCCGGTACCCGGGCACCGAGCTGCACCTGCGTACGCCACCCGGCTACGGCGTCGAGCCGCGCTTCCTCGACCGGGCCGAGGTGGCCGCGAAGCGTACCGGGGCGAGGATCGAGCAGCGCCACGACATGTCGGCGCTGCCCGAGGTGGACGTCGTCTACACGACCCGGTGGCAGACCACCGGCACGACGAAGCCGACGGCCGACTGGCGTACGGCGTTCGCGCCGTTCCGGGTCGACGGCGCCGTAATGGACCGCTGCGGGGCGACCGTGTTCCTGCACGACCTGCCGGCGCACCGCGGTGAGGAGGTCACGGCGGACGTGCTGGACGGCCCGGCCAGCGTCGCCTTCCAGCAGGCGGAGAACAAGTACCACAGCGCCCGTGCCGTGCTGGAGTGGTGCGCCGGCCAGAGCCCGATCGGCGGCGCGTGA
- a CDS encoding MbtH family protein, with translation MYDEQTDDRTYQVVLNDEEQYSIWLADRELPLGWRAEGTRGSREECLAHIGTVWTDLRPLSLRRQMAEQS, from the coding sequence GTGTACGACGAGCAGACGGACGACCGCACCTACCAGGTCGTGCTGAACGACGAGGAGCAGTACTCAATCTGGCTGGCCGACCGGGAGCTTCCGTTGGGCTGGCGTGCCGAGGGCACCCGGGGCAGCCGGGAGGAGTGCCTGGCGCACATCGGTACGGTCTGGACGGACCTGCGCCCGCTGAGCCTGCGCCGGCAGATGGCCGAGCAGAGCTAG